The Chlamydia avium 10DC88 genome has a window encoding:
- a CDS encoding replicative DNA helicase, which yields MMKQSVEEKELLDVEFFVLGQAVNYYEHARTIVQRLSEHHFLSDKHRNIFVLIRDILNHRDTISIALLWEEIKKRNLDKHMDVSYLIHMSQNADIPIDLDQHIDFLHEQYINCLLKEFLDSAFQDFTRYPNRRSPYTLVEQFKERLDTIHTKTENSRKKCGRTIYEIFSVGNNGSNSVISQIRNRYDYRSKYHVDYVDGLLTGYASIDEHSIILSQGNFIVLAARPAMGKTAFAIDMALNLVLDQKKSVGFISLEMSPNQIVERIISNLSEVSCEQLKRGNFSRDILAKIEQLDTRLKNIPFFICDNKCTNLHSLINQSRALKNDYAIDALFIDYLQLISPPKKSENRQNEIAEISRELRKLAVELQIPIICLSQLSRKVEDRVDKRPMLSDLRDSGQIEQDADVILFIHRKDSSSQEGSKGVAEIIVGKNRHGSVFSTNLKFSASIGKFSIQKESW from the coding sequence ATGATGAAGCAATCTGTAGAAGAAAAAGAGCTTTTAGATGTTGAGTTTTTTGTATTAGGCCAGGCTGTAAATTATTATGAACATGCACGTACTATCGTACAGAGATTATCTGAACATCATTTTCTTTCTGATAAACATAGAAATATATTTGTATTGATCAGAGATATTTTAAACCACAGAGATACTATTTCTATAGCTCTCCTTTGGGAAGAGATTAAAAAGCGTAACTTAGATAAGCATATGGATGTTTCTTATTTGATTCATATGTCCCAAAATGCAGATATACCTATTGATCTCGATCAACATATTGACTTCTTGCATGAACAATATATTAATTGTTTACTAAAAGAATTCTTGGATTCTGCTTTTCAAGATTTTACAAGATATCCAAATAGACGTTCTCCATATACTTTGGTTGAGCAATTCAAAGAACGACTAGACACTATTCATACTAAAACAGAAAATTCAAGAAAAAAATGTGGCAGAACTATTTATGAGATTTTTTCTGTAGGAAATAATGGATCTAATAGTGTCATTTCTCAAATAAGAAATCGATATGATTATAGGTCGAAATATCATGTAGACTATGTTGATGGTTTACTAACAGGCTATGCATCTATAGATGAACATAGCATTATTTTGTCGCAGGGTAACTTTATTGTATTAGCTGCTAGACCAGCTATGGGGAAAACAGCTTTTGCTATCGATATGGCATTAAACCTTGTGTTAGATCAAAAAAAGTCTGTTGGTTTTATTTCTTTAGAAATGAGTCCTAATCAAATTGTTGAGCGCATTATATCCAATTTGAGTGAAGTTTCTTGTGAACAGTTAAAAAGAGGGAACTTTTCTAGAGATATTTTAGCAAAGATAGAACAACTCGATACTCGTTTAAAAAATATTCCCTTTTTTATTTGTGATAACAAATGCACTAACTTACATTCATTAATCAATCAATCTAGAGCTTTAAAGAATGACTATGCTATTGATGCTTTATTTATAGATTATTTGCAGTTAATCAGTCCTCCTAAAAAATCTGAAAATAGACAAAATGAAATTGCTGAAATTTCTAGAGAACTAAGAAAGTTGGCTGTTGAATTACAAATTCCGATTATTTGTTTATCTCAATTGTCTAGAAAGGTTGAAGATAGAGTAGATAAAAGACCTATGCTATCAGATCTTAGAGACAGCGGTCAAATAGAGCAAGATGCTGATGTTATTCTGTTTATCCATAGGAAAGATTCTTCTTCTCAAGAAGGATCCAAAGGTGTAGCAGAAATTATTGTGGGGAAAAATAGACATGGTTCTGTTTTTTCAACTAACTTGAAATTCTCAGCATCAATAGGAAAATTTTCTATTCAGAAAGAATCATGGTAA